GACAGGTTTTATCAAAGGAAACCTGTTTAAATTTCAAAAATTTGATGATCCAAATGTTATTAACAATAACCTTACAACACAGATTGTTGGGCAGGCAACTTTTGCTGGAAAAGATATATTGGATGATTACAATAGACCATATATGTCTAATGATATGTATGAAACAGTATATTCATCAGATGCCACTACTAATGGCCTTTTTCTTCCAAAATCCGAAATCCATATTAAAAGACCTAATTTCAATACAGCTGAAGTATCAAATATTTTGAAAAAATATAATTTATATGATAATAAGGGGAATATTTTGGACTATAATGAAGGAGAAGAAGGAGTTCCAATTACTACCATATGGGGGTATAACCAGACATTACCCATTGCTAAAATAGAAGGTATTAAATATACTGATCTAATGCAGTTATTAGGGATGTCAACCTCTTCTACTGGATACCTGAATCTTGAAATTGTGACAAAATCAAACTCAGATGTGGATCAGGGATCTGAAGCAGACTTGATGAATAGTTTGGATGGATTTAGAAATAATGCAGCTATGAAAAATTATAAAATAACAACCTATACCTACGATCCCCTCATCGGTGTAAAAAGTATAACTACACCATCAGGTTTCAGAGAAGTTTATATTTATAATTCAATGAATAAGCTGAAGGAAGTCAGAGAAAATACTGTAAATGGAAATATTCTTAAAGAATATCAATACAACTATAAATAATGCCGGATTATGAAAAAATTAATACTAATACAGATATTGTTGTTGGTCAGTTTTTTTAATTCACAAACAACGACAGAAAACTTTATACAGACCAGAAAATACCTTGATCCGGTTGTTGCTACAAACGGAAGTGCAAAACAGAGCCAGGTAGTACAGTATTTTGATGGTTTAGGAAGGCCAAAACAAATAGTAGACGTGAAGGCTTCTCCAACAACTAAAGATATTGTGACCCATATTGAATATGATAACTTTGGAAGACAGACGAAAAATTATCTGCCAATACCACAATCTGCGACATCTAATGGAGCTATCTATTCTTCTCCTTTATCCGCATCTTCTTCAGCTTATGGAGGTGAGAAAATTTTCTCTGAAAAAATACTTGAAAGTTCACCTCTAGATAGAGTTTTACAAGAAGTTCAGGTTGGAAATGACTGGACATCACATCCTGTAAATTATCAGTACGATACAAATAGTTCTGGAGATTATGTAAGGAAATATGAAGTGATTACTACTTGGGATAACATTAATAAGATATTTTTGAACTCTGTACAATTGCTTCAATATTATCAACCCAATGAACTCTATAAAAGCTCTGTAAAAGATGAAGATCAAAATGAAACAATAACATTTAAAAATAAATATGGTCAGAAAGTATTGATAAGGAAAGTTTTGAATGCTTCAGAAAATGCAGATACCTATTATGTTTATAATGATTCAGATCAATTGGTATTCGTAATTCCGCCTTTAGCTTCAGCTCCTACTGTAGAAGCCGTAACAGTAGAAAATCTCTATTATCAATACCGTTATGACATTAAGAATCGGTTAGTAGAAAAGAAACTTCCGGGTAAAGGCTGGGAATATATGGTATATGACAAATCAGACCGGTTAGTCCTTACTCAGGATGTTAACTTAGAGCAGAAAAATGAATGGCTGCTTACCAAGTATGATCCCTATGGCCGGGTTGCTTATACGGCTGTCATTGCAGGGGGCAGTAGGAGTAGTATGCAGTCTCAGGCAGGTCCTAATTTAATTATGGAAAAGAGGCATTCCGGAGGGTTCACTCAGGATGGGATGCAGGTGCAATATACCAATGATTATTTTCATGTTCTTAAAAAAGTATTGAGTGTCAATTATTATGACAGCTACCCACAGTATAGCTTCAATCCCTCTTTTCCATCCACTATTGAAGGAGAACCTGTTTTAACAGATACCTATTCTCAGAATGGCAAAAGCACAAATGGACTTTCTGTGATGAGCCTGCTAAAGAATATCGAAGATGATAACTGGACTAAGAATTATTATTATTATGATACCAGAGGAAGAGCTATTGGTTCTCATTCTATCAACCATCTGGAAGGATATACCCATAGCGAATCTAAGCTGGATTTTACAGGAATTGTTCAGAAAACGGTCACAAGGCATAAAAGACTGAGTTCCGACGCTGAAAGAGTAATTACAGAAAATTTCACGTATGACCATCAGAACAGGTTATTAGTTCATAAACACCAGATTGATAATAACCCTGAAGAAATTCTGGCTCAGAACAGCTATAATGAACTATCTCAGCTGGAAACCAAGAAGGTTGGGGGAACTAGTGCGGGATCACCGTTACAGACCATCAACTATCAGTATAATATCAGGGGCTGGATGAAACAGATCAATGATCCTACGAATTTAGGAAATGATCTGTTTGGTTATAAGATTAAATATAATCAGATAGAAGGACTGGAAACCCCTAATACAGACTTTCCTAACCTCAAAGTAAAACCAAGATTCAATGGAAATATTGCCGAAGTAGACTGGAGAACCAAAACAGATCCAAATGACTATTTGAGAAGATATGGTTATGTTTATGATAACCTGAATAGGCTATCCGCAGGTTTTTATCAAAAGGACAATAATCCGTCTGCAAAAGAATATTTTGAGAAAATGGATTACGATCTTAACGGAAATATTACCAGCCTTAAAAGATCTTCTGCTTTAAATGGAAACACTACTGCGGCTCTTATAAATAATATGAATTATACATATGAAGGAAACAAGCTTATTTCAGTAAATGATGTTGTACCGAATTTTCAGGGATATTTAGGAGGCATCATTAAGTATGATAATAATGGTAATATGACTGAAAGTACAGATAAAAAAATTAAAATCACATATAACCTCTATAACCTTCCATCTGTCATTTCCAACAATACCGGAAAATCTAGTTTTTCTTCAAATTATATTTATAGAGCTGATGGAGTAAAGGTTAGAAAGGAAATTATTTCGAACATTGGTGGAAGGGTCATTGATTATCTTGATGGGTTCCAATATCAGCCAGATATGGTAATATGCATAAACTGTCCGTTTCCTCCTTCTGAACTTCAATTTGTTTCAACTTCAGAAGGTTACTTTGATTTTAGGAAAAATAAGTATATTTACAATTACACCGATCATCTTGGAAATATAAGACTAAGTTATATGGGAGGAGAATCCGGAATAGAGGTTATTGAAGAAAGTAACTATTACCCTTTTGGATTACAACATATAGGCTATAATAGTTTAGACGGAAATCCGACCTACCAATATAAATATAATGGAAAAGAACTTCAGACAGAAACAGGAATGTACGATTATGGCGCAAGATTCTATATGCCTGACTTGGGAAGATGGGGTGTAATAGATCCACTAGCAGAAAAGTCTAGAAGATTTTCACCTTATAATTATGCGGCAAATAACCCTGTCAGGTTTATTGATCCAGATGGAAGATCAGAAGAGGACTGGTTTAGAAATTCGTTAGGACAAATGGAGTTTAGAGATGATATAAGAAGTCAGCAAGACTTAGATGACAAAGGTATAAATGGGACGTATGTGGGTGAAACCTGGCAGGATGGAGATCTATATTATGCCGCAGATGGATGGATTTATGCCGATTCTGCGGAAGGGGAAGGAAAAGCTATTGCTAATGGAAGAGTTACTGATGTGGGTGAAATAGTTTTATATTCAAAAAAAGCTATAGCTGAAAGAAACTTAGAAGATTCTCGTAGGCGTTTAGGAGAAGCTGAAAATGATTTTTGGGGCCGTTATGCAGTAGGCTTTACCCTAGGAGGAAGCCTGGCAAATTTTACGGGAAGTGTAACTATGGCCTATAATTTAGGTTCTGGAACAGTTAATTTTTTTGGAACATATGGAACACAAAATATACCTAGTATAGGAATAGGAACGCAAATTAATTTTATGAATGCTTATGGAAAAACTTCCGATGGTAAAAATTTCAAAGATGTTTTTGGTGGTATGGTTGGTAATTCTAAGGCTTACTCTGGTGCTTATGGGATAGGTGTTGAACATAGTAGAAGTTCTAATGAATATGGTGATTTTTCTCCTTCTGGAACAGCAACTACAAGTATAAGCCTTAAATTGGGATATGGTGGGGCAAGGGCCGATACTAATACATATAATCTTAGTAAGATGTATTACGGCTTTACCCCTCAATTTGATTAATTTCATATAAAGATGCTCATGAAAATATCATTAACTTATATTTTTATATTTTTTCTATTCTGTTCTTGTAAGAAAGTTGACTGTTCAAAATATACTGAGATGATTTCTCAAGAAGAGTGTAATGTTGTTGTAGATATAGCCCCAACTAATTCTGTTTGGTTTAAAATCAAAGGATATGATCCGGTCACACATGATCTTAAAGTTTCGGAAACAAGTAACAGATGGTGGAACTTATATGCGGATGAAATAGAAATTGGAGATACAGTTGTCAAAAAGAGAGGAGAACTGACTTTTAATATTCATAAAAAAGATACTGTTATCATTCATAAATGGAAATGTTATGAAAATTAATTGTTAGAAAATTCCCTGCTCCTGCACGAATCCTTTCGTATAGTACACAAAAATCAGCCCTCGCAACTTGCGAGGGTTTTTATGTTATCAATTGCGGTCTTTTTTAGTATGAAATCTATCCCAACTCCACAAAAAAACCACCGCATCAGCAGTGGTTATATTTTAAATTGTTCTGTTTGTTTAGAACGATACTTCATTCACTTCCTTGCCCCGCTGGAAACTCATTACTTTCTGGCTTCCTTTGTAAGAAACACTAACTACGTTGTTCTGCTTCGGGAAAGAACTTAAAAGGATCGTGTTTTTAATCTTTAAGGTATTGATGTCTGAAACGCCTCCGGTTTCAAAGTATACCCATACAGTTTCTCCACTGACCTGACTTCCGGTGAAGGTAATCGTTTTCGGAGCCCCATTAACGTACACATCAAAATTATTGTTCACATATTTTTTTACTTCTGCTTCAAACCCAGCCGTGTTCGGATTGATTTTAATAGCATCAGAGATATGGTTGGTATTCATTTTTGTGGTAAACTTCAATGTTTTGCTTCCGTCGATATAATCCACTTTGGTCATTGAAGAGAAAAAGTCTACATACATAAAACTCATTAACACAAAAAATGTTAAAATTCCTGATATATATAAAAGTTTTTTCATCTTAATTAATAGATTTACAATCATACTTGCTTATTATATAAGTCACAAATAATATGCCAATTAAAAATTAACATTCACAGAATACTTATCATAAAATGCTTTGATGTGAGCAACAGCTTCATCTGCAGTGTCTACGACTCTGTACAGGTCAAGATCGTCAGCTGCGATCATTCCTTCTTCCAGCAGGGTTGCTTTGAACCAATCCAGCAGACCGTCCCAAAATTTGCTTCCTACAAGAACAATAGGGAACTTTCCTATTTTATTAGTCTGAATAAGGGTCATTGCTTCCGTAAGCTCATCCAGGGTTCCAAAACCGCCCGGCATCACCACAAAACCTTGAGAATACTTTACAAACATTACTTTTCGTACGAAAAAGTAATCAAAGTTCATAGAGTATGATTTATTGATATACGGGTTAAAATGCTGTTCAAACGGCAGATCAATATTAAGCCCTATGGATCTTCCCTCAGCATTGAAAGCACCTTTATTTCCTGCTTCCATAATCCCCGGTCCGCCTCCGGTAATGATTCCGAAGCCCAGTTTGGTGATCTTTTCAGCAATTTCTACCGCCATTTCGTAATACGGGCTTTCCGGTTTCAATCTTGCAGAACCGAATATGGATACACACGGGCCTATTTTAGCCAGTTTTTCATAGCCATCAACAAATTCTGCCATTACTTTGAAAACCATCCAGCTGTCTTTGGTAATGGTTTCGTCCCAGGTTTTCTGTCTGAGACTATTGTGTAGTTTTGTTTCGTTAATATCAAGTTCCGGATTTACTAAACTCTCATCCCTGGTTCCATCTATTTCCATTGCAAAATTATTTAAAATGTTTTTCGGCTTCTATTACAGATTCTGGTCTTCCTACATCCACCAGGATGCTGTCATGTACAAAACCGTGAATATGTTCGGTTTGCATGAGGTCAAGATACTCTTCCATAACAGAGAATTTGCCGGTTCTTTTTATTTTTTCAAAGATAACGGGGTTGATACAGTGAATGCCGCTGAAGGCAAGAGCTTTGAAACCTTTGTTGAATTCCGCAAGTCTCTGTTCTCCGGTCTGTACATTCAGCCAGCCTCTCAAAACCATATCATCATTGAAAAGAAGTTTTCTCGAACTTTCACGGTCCGAAACCGCTAATGTAGCAAAATCTTTTATCTTTTTGTGGTATTCTACCAGCGCATTGATATTGATTTCCGTTAAAATATCAGCATTCATGATCAGAAAATCTTCCCCGTGATCGAGGAATTTTCTAGCAAAAATCAAGCCGCCTCCTGTTTCCAGCAGCTCTTCTCTTTCATCAGAGATTTCAATGCTGCATCCGAAATTACTGTTTTTATGTAAAAAGTCAACAATCTGATCCCCAAAATGATGAATGTTAATCACAAAATCGGTAATTCCGAAACTTTTCAGGTATTGGATATTCCTTTCTAAAAGTGGTATGCCGTTTACTTTAGCCAAAGCTTTTGGATGATGATCTGTAAAAGGTTTCAGTCTTGTGCCTTTTCCTGCTGCGAAAATGAGAGCTTTCATATAGTATGGGTAATAAGTGATGGGTAATAGGTCATGAATAATCGTAAGTAAAATTACTTATTGCTCATTACTGATTACCGATATTCAGGTGGTGCTGTTCGTCATGGTGAAGGCTTATTTCTGTACCTTCAGGATATTTTTCGCGGATGAATTCGGCAATTTTGA
This region of Chryseobacterium vaccae genomic DNA includes:
- a CDS encoding DUF6443 domain-containing protein, with the translated sequence MKKLILIQILLLVSFFNSQTTTENFIQTRKYLDPVVATNGSAKQSQVVQYFDGLGRPKQIVDVKASPTTKDIVTHIEYDNFGRQTKNYLPIPQSATSNGAIYSSPLSASSSAYGGEKIFSEKILESSPLDRVLQEVQVGNDWTSHPVNYQYDTNSSGDYVRKYEVITTWDNINKIFLNSVQLLQYYQPNELYKSSVKDEDQNETITFKNKYGQKVLIRKVLNASENADTYYVYNDSDQLVFVIPPLASAPTVEAVTVENLYYQYRYDIKNRLVEKKLPGKGWEYMVYDKSDRLVLTQDVNLEQKNEWLLTKYDPYGRVAYTAVIAGGSRSSMQSQAGPNLIMEKRHSGGFTQDGMQVQYTNDYFHVLKKVLSVNYYDSYPQYSFNPSFPSTIEGEPVLTDTYSQNGKSTNGLSVMSLLKNIEDDNWTKNYYYYDTRGRAIGSHSINHLEGYTHSESKLDFTGIVQKTVTRHKRLSSDAERVITENFTYDHQNRLLVHKHQIDNNPEEILAQNSYNELSQLETKKVGGTSAGSPLQTINYQYNIRGWMKQINDPTNLGNDLFGYKIKYNQIEGLETPNTDFPNLKVKPRFNGNIAEVDWRTKTDPNDYLRRYGYVYDNLNRLSAGFYQKDNNPSAKEYFEKMDYDLNGNITSLKRSSALNGNTTAALINNMNYTYEGNKLISVNDVVPNFQGYLGGIIKYDNNGNMTESTDKKIKITYNLYNLPSVISNNTGKSSFSSNYIYRADGVKVRKEIISNIGGRVIDYLDGFQYQPDMVICINCPFPPSELQFVSTSEGYFDFRKNKYIYNYTDHLGNIRLSYMGGESGIEVIEESNYYPFGLQHIGYNSLDGNPTYQYKYNGKELQTETGMYDYGARFYMPDLGRWGVIDPLAEKSRRFSPYNYAANNPVRFIDPDGRSEEDWFRNSLGQMEFRDDIRSQQDLDDKGINGTYVGETWQDGDLYYAADGWIYADSAEGEGKAIANGRVTDVGEIVLYSKKAIAERNLEDSRRRLGEAENDFWGRYAVGFTLGGSLANFTGSVTMAYNLGSGTVNFFGTYGTQNIPSIGIGTQINFMNAYGKTSDGKNFKDVFGGMVGNSKAYSGAYGIGVEHSRSSNEYGDFSPSGTATTSISLKLGYGGARADTNTYNLSKMYYGFTPQFD
- a CDS encoding DUF6702 family protein, whose translation is MKKLLYISGILTFFVLMSFMYVDFFSSMTKVDYIDGSKTLKFTTKMNTNHISDAIKINPNTAGFEAEVKKYVNNNFDVYVNGAPKTITFTGSQVSGETVWVYFETGGVSDINTLKIKNTILLSSFPKQNNVVSVSYKGSQKVMSFQRGKEVNEVSF
- a CDS encoding nucleotidyltransferase family protein → MKALIFAAGKGTRLKPFTDHHPKALAKVNGIPLLERNIQYLKSFGITDFVINIHHFGDQIVDFLHKNSNFGCSIEISDEREELLETGGGLIFARKFLDHGEDFLIMNADILTEININALVEYHKKIKDFATLAVSDRESSRKLLFNDDMVLRGWLNVQTGEQRLAEFNKGFKALAFSGIHCINPVIFEKIKRTGKFSVMEEYLDLMQTEHIHGFVHDSILVDVGRPESVIEAEKHFK
- a CDS encoding LOG family protein, with amino-acid sequence MEIDGTRDESLVNPELDINETKLHNSLRQKTWDETITKDSWMVFKVMAEFVDGYEKLAKIGPCVSIFGSARLKPESPYYEMAVEIAEKITKLGFGIITGGGPGIMEAGNKGAFNAEGRSIGLNIDLPFEQHFNPYINKSYSMNFDYFFVRKVMFVKYSQGFVVMPGGFGTLDELTEAMTLIQTNKIGKFPIVLVGSKFWDGLLDWFKATLLEEGMIAADDLDLYRVVDTADEAVAHIKAFYDKYSVNVNF